From Streptomyces fungicidicus, one genomic window encodes:
- a CDS encoding LPXTG cell wall anchor domain-containing protein, whose protein sequence is MTKKTRIRVARIAAGAVIAAGASLTAAGAASALDIGVSASASDEGLGLGVSANAGNEDDPGEEEPTDPPTSIPGDPDPTDPTDPTDPTDPTDPTDPTDPTDPTDPTDPTDPTDPEEPTGEPTEPTEEPSENPGNGNGNGGGNGGGNAADPDGGASPQDEGSSALTDTGDEAPATSAQGNGKELAETGAAETTFLLIGAATMIAGGIGFRILPRLMDGRGGAAA, encoded by the coding sequence ATGACCAAGAAGACGCGGATCCGTGTCGCACGGATCGCGGCGGGCGCCGTGATCGCGGCCGGTGCCTCGCTGACGGCGGCCGGCGCGGCCTCCGCACTCGACATCGGCGTCAGCGCCTCGGCGAGCGACGAGGGCCTCGGCCTCGGTGTCAGCGCCAACGCCGGCAATGAGGACGACCCGGGCGAGGAGGAGCCCACGGACCCGCCGACCTCGATCCCGGGGGACCCGGACCCCACGGACCCGACGGACCCCACGGACCCGACCGATCCGACTGACCCCACGGACCCGACGGACCCGACCGATCCGACTGACCCCACCGACCCGACCGACCCCACGGACCCGGAGGAGCCCACCGGGGAGCCCACCGAGCCCACCGAGGAGCCCTCCGAGAACCCGGGCAACGGCAACGGCAACGGCGGCGGCAACGGTGGCGGCAACGCCGCCGACCCCGACGGCGGCGCCTCCCCGCAGGACGAGGGCTCCTCCGCCCTCACCGACACCGGCGACGAGGCCCCGGCCACCTCGGCCCAGGGCAACGGCAAGGAGCTCGCCGAGACCGGTGCCGCCGAGACCACCTTCCTGCTGATCGGCGCCGCCACGATGATCGCCGGCGGCATCGGCTTCCGGATCCTGCCGCGCCTGATGGACGGCCGCGGGGGCGCCGCCGCCTGA
- a CDS encoding serine/threonine-protein kinase: MARRIGSRYTAHQILGRGSAGTVWLGDGPDGPVAIKLLREDLSSDQELVGRFVQERTALLGLEHPHVVSVRDLVVDGNDLALVMDLVRGTDLRTRLDRERRLAPEAAVAIVADVADGLAAAHAAGVVHRDVKPENVLLDMQGPLGPGGSHRALLTDFGVAKLIDTPRRTRATKIIGTPDYLAPEIVEGLPPRASVDIYALATVLYELLAGFTPFGGGHPGAVLRRHVTETVVPLPGIPDELWQLLVQCLAKAPASRLRASELGARLRELLPMLEGMPPLDVDEPDTEQPDEEGEDLPPSGSVPASGQPVRRRGAVPLVPGAKPADSNRDTHTSMRVPAPDELAGGARGTARAPRATGARRPGSARNRAVTRRRRLTLAVAAVLLAAAGIGTWLATTDDEPPTPDDTRNSAPANP; the protein is encoded by the coding sequence TTGGCACGGAGAATCGGCAGCCGGTACACCGCCCATCAGATCCTCGGGCGGGGCAGCGCCGGCACGGTGTGGCTGGGCGACGGCCCCGACGGGCCCGTCGCCATCAAGCTGCTGCGTGAGGATCTCTCCTCGGACCAGGAGCTCGTCGGCCGCTTCGTGCAGGAGCGGACCGCGCTGCTCGGTCTGGAGCACCCGCACGTCGTCTCGGTGCGCGACCTGGTGGTCGACGGCAACGATCTCGCGCTGGTGATGGACCTGGTCCGCGGCACGGACCTGCGCACCCGCCTCGACCGGGAGCGCAGGCTGGCGCCGGAGGCCGCCGTGGCGATCGTCGCCGACGTCGCCGACGGGCTGGCCGCGGCGCACGCGGCCGGGGTCGTGCACCGCGACGTCAAGCCGGAGAACGTGCTGCTCGACATGCAGGGCCCGCTCGGCCCCGGCGGCTCGCACCGCGCCCTGCTCACGGACTTCGGCGTGGCGAAACTCATCGACACGCCGCGCCGCACCCGCGCCACGAAGATCATCGGCACTCCGGACTATCTGGCGCCGGAGATCGTGGAGGGCCTGCCGCCGCGCGCGTCGGTCGACATCTACGCGCTGGCCACGGTCCTGTACGAGCTGCTCGCGGGCTTCACGCCGTTCGGCGGCGGGCACCCGGGGGCGGTCCTGCGCCGCCACGTCACCGAGACGGTGGTCCCCCTCCCCGGCATCCCGGACGAGCTGTGGCAGCTGCTGGTGCAGTGCCTGGCGAAGGCCCCGGCGTCCCGGCTGCGCGCCTCGGAGCTGGGCGCCCGGCTGCGCGAGCTGCTGCCGATGCTGGAGGGCATGCCGCCGCTGGACGTGGACGAGCCGGACACCGAGCAGCCGGACGAGGAGGGAGAGGACCTGCCGCCCTCCGGTTCCGTCCCGGCCTCCGGGCAACCGGTACGCCGCCGCGGCGCCGTCCCGCTGGTGCCGGGGGCGAAGCCGGCCGACTCCAACCGCGACACGCATACGTCGATGAGGGTCCCGGCCCCCGACGAGCTGGCCGGCGGCGCCCGCGGCACGGCCCGCGCGCCCCGCGCGACGGGCGCCCGCAGACCGGGCTCCGCCCGCAACCGCGCCGTGACCCGCCGGCGACGCCTGACCCTGGCGGTGGCGGCGGTGCTCCTCGCCGCGGCCGGCATCGGCACCTGGCTCGCCACCACGGACGACGAGCCCCCCACCCCCGACGACACCCGCAACTCGGCCCCGGCCAACCCGTGA
- a CDS encoding FHA domain-containing protein: protein MQIRLTVVDPLGPSSPTRERAASCDVLVTAPAGTALAAVATALASVVSGGDGAPGSSGTPVLYAGDQRLDAQRCTLGEPPLIDGAVLAVGAPGEPEPHPELDEAPTRLHVVAGPDAGGVHLLHGGEIRIGRSADADVPLDDPDVSRLHCAVTVGSDGRVSVADLGSTNGTTLDGRRVGPRPVRLAPGSLLRIGESALRLTPAAGPRARAATTPDGEGYVRVPGAGGGGGGAAGADVPARDAPRPRAAPPEAPSARTHHAYGTADWTTPGTADRTTPGGADGGGAREPGRGGPDTGREAVVPGQGGAPAAERQGHAGGGRTVRVAARGDEVPRMPKGRRVSQPRPAGDETHAGSGALDSGFGHAPVGGGAAHGASRDEAPGALRGAPPDGAAGDGRYEHGSSRKGTPPRGTDFPEPPAGRKRGGIGAWARRLAGGRQERDAADAWDAHGEAAEGPATQPAPAAPVLPETWPDPATLLLTALGPGPRLWERGPGHPEALAVRLGTADRPAPDGSGLLPAVPVTSGLREAGALGLAGPRDRLAGLARAVLAQLAALHSPEFLEIVLLAADPSRPLAERTAEWSWLGWLPHVRPAHGQDCRLLLAHDREQATARAEELLRRLDDHDHAGPAARISDEGPCTVVVVDGDPGSAEVREAVARLALEGPRAGIHVVCLAETAAASPASPVTETYEAACSVAPAFRQCGAVALLSGDVATTLRLLRVAGTGSGTPPGPVGHGTLATVDAVSPAWAERFARALAPLRTDGAHGERHARVSAPLPQSARLLDELGLARATPASLMARWADAADDTRALGGRVTAILGAGPRGPVTADLAADGPHLLIEGPSGSGRTELLRAVVASLAAAERPDRLGIVLVDGRGGPTTGAAHGEGLRVCTDVPHVTTHLSANDPVLMREFAQSLSAELKRRAELLGRSDFAEWHTGRELSDRMVAQRTAGGEQNGDLDGPPSSTIRLRPGAERRRTEAAPPLPRLVVVVDDLDALVSPPLGAPGRPAAGSVMRALEAVARDGERLGVHLVAATGPCARTAQTEPARRASLRVALDAPVPGGGPEEPAPGRGRLARPGDGPETAFQGGRVTGRIPRTATMRPTVVPLEWHRMGDPPARRQVRELGNGPTDLALLASALERAAREVSAAEVPSLL from the coding sequence ATGCAGATCCGGCTGACCGTCGTGGACCCGCTGGGCCCCTCCTCCCCCACGCGGGAGCGGGCCGCGAGCTGCGACGTGCTGGTCACGGCGCCCGCGGGCACGGCCCTGGCCGCGGTCGCCACCGCGCTGGCCTCCGTGGTCTCCGGCGGCGACGGCGCGCCCGGCTCCTCGGGCACACCCGTGCTGTACGCCGGTGACCAGCGCCTGGACGCCCAGCGCTGCACGCTGGGCGAGCCGCCGCTGATCGACGGCGCGGTGCTGGCCGTGGGCGCCCCGGGTGAGCCCGAGCCGCATCCCGAGCTGGACGAGGCCCCGACCCGGCTGCATGTCGTCGCCGGTCCCGACGCGGGCGGCGTGCACCTGCTGCACGGCGGCGAGATCCGCATAGGCCGGTCCGCCGACGCCGACGTGCCGCTCGACGACCCGGACGTCTCCCGGCTGCACTGCGCGGTGACGGTCGGCTCCGACGGCCGCGTCTCCGTCGCCGACCTCGGCTCCACCAACGGCACGACCCTGGACGGCCGGCGCGTGGGCCCCCGCCCGGTCCGCCTCGCTCCGGGCTCGCTGCTCCGCATCGGCGAGTCGGCCCTGCGCCTGACCCCGGCGGCGGGACCGCGCGCCCGGGCTGCGACCACGCCGGACGGCGAGGGGTACGTACGGGTGCCGGGGGCGGGGGGCGGAGGCGGCGGTGCCGCCGGGGCGGACGTCCCCGCGCGGGATGCTCCGCGCCCGCGCGCCGCACCGCCGGAGGCGCCGTCCGCACGGACGCACCACGCCTACGGCACGGCGGACTGGACGACACCCGGCACGGCGGACCGGACGACGCCCGGCGGGGCGGACGGGGGCGGGGCGCGCGAGCCCGGCCGGGGTGGACCGGACACCGGCCGGGAAGCGGTGGTGCCGGGGCAGGGCGGGGCGCCGGCCGCCGAGCGGCAGGGTCACGCCGGCGGCGGGCGGACGGTGCGGGTCGCGGCGCGCGGGGACGAGGTGCCGCGGATGCCCAAGGGGCGGCGGGTGTCGCAGCCCCGGCCCGCCGGTGACGAGACGCACGCGGGAAGCGGCGCGCTCGACAGCGGCTTCGGTCACGCCCCCGTCGGCGGCGGCGCGGCGCACGGCGCCTCACGGGACGAGGCACCCGGCGCGCTGCGCGGCGCGCCCCCGGACGGCGCGGCCGGTGACGGACGGTACGAGCACGGCTCCTCCCGCAAGGGCACGCCCCCGCGCGGGACCGACTTCCCCGAACCGCCCGCCGGGCGGAAGCGGGGCGGCATCGGCGCCTGGGCACGGCGGCTGGCCGGGGGACGGCAGGAGCGGGACGCAGCGGACGCGTGGGACGCGCACGGGGAGGCCGCGGAAGGGCCCGCGACACAGCCGGCGCCCGCCGCCCCCGTACTGCCCGAGACCTGGCCGGACCCCGCCACCCTGCTGCTGACCGCGCTGGGCCCCGGCCCCCGGCTGTGGGAGCGCGGCCCGGGCCATCCGGAGGCGCTCGCGGTGCGGCTCGGCACGGCCGACCGTCCGGCGCCGGACGGCTCCGGCCTGCTGCCCGCCGTACCGGTGACCTCGGGACTGCGCGAGGCCGGCGCGCTGGGCCTGGCCGGCCCGCGCGACCGCCTCGCCGGACTGGCCCGCGCGGTGCTGGCCCAGCTCGCCGCGCTGCACTCCCCCGAATTCCTGGAGATCGTCCTGCTCGCAGCGGACCCCTCCCGTCCCCTCGCGGAGCGCACCGCCGAGTGGTCCTGGCTGGGCTGGCTGCCGCACGTACGCCCGGCGCACGGCCAGGACTGCCGGCTGCTCCTCGCGCACGACCGCGAGCAGGCCACGGCCCGCGCCGAGGAACTGCTGCGCCGGCTGGACGACCACGACCACGCGGGCCCGGCCGCCCGGATATCCGACGAGGGGCCGTGCACCGTGGTCGTCGTGGACGGCGACCCCGGGAGCGCCGAGGTCCGTGAGGCGGTGGCCCGGCTGGCCCTGGAGGGCCCGCGGGCCGGGATCCACGTGGTGTGCCTCGCCGAGACGGCCGCCGCCTCCCCCGCGTCCCCGGTCACGGAGACGTACGAGGCGGCCTGCTCGGTGGCGCCTGCGTTCCGGCAGTGCGGGGCGGTCGCCCTGCTCAGCGGGGACGTGGCGACCACGCTGCGCCTGCTGCGGGTGGCCGGGACCGGATCCGGCACACCCCCCGGGCCGGTCGGGCACGGCACCCTCGCCACCGTCGACGCGGTCTCCCCCGCCTGGGCCGAGCGCTTCGCGCGGGCGCTCGCCCCGCTGCGCACGGACGGCGCCCACGGCGAACGGCACGCGCGTGTGTCGGCGCCGCTGCCCCAGTCGGCGCGGCTGCTGGACGAGTTGGGCCTGGCCCGGGCCACCCCGGCCTCGCTGATGGCCCGCTGGGCGGACGCCGCCGACGACACCCGGGCGCTCGGCGGACGCGTCACCGCGATACTGGGCGCCGGACCGCGGGGCCCGGTCACCGCCGACCTCGCCGCCGACGGACCGCACCTGCTGATCGAAGGTCCCTCCGGCAGCGGCCGTACGGAACTGCTGCGGGCGGTCGTCGCCTCGCTGGCCGCCGCCGAGCGTCCCGACCGGCTGGGGATCGTGCTGGTCGACGGCCGGGGCGGGCCCACGACGGGCGCCGCGCACGGCGAAGGACTGCGCGTGTGCACGGACGTCCCGCACGTCACCACCCATCTCTCCGCCAACGACCCGGTGCTGATGCGGGAGTTCGCCCAGTCCCTGAGCGCCGAGCTGAAGCGGCGCGCGGAGCTGCTGGGCCGGTCCGACTTCGCGGAGTGGCACACCGGGCGGGAGCTGTCGGACCGCATGGTCGCCCAGCGCACGGCCGGCGGGGAGCAGAACGGGGACCTCGACGGGCCGCCCAGTTCGACGATCCGGCTGCGGCCGGGCGCGGAGCGGCGCAGGACGGAGGCGGCGCCGCCGCTGCCCCGGCTGGTGGTGGTCGTGGACGACCTGGACGCGCTGGTCTCACCGCCGCTCGGTGCTCCGGGCCGGCCCGCCGCCGGTTCGGTGATGCGCGCGCTGGAGGCGGTGGCGCGGGACGGGGAGCGGCTGGGTGTGCACCTGGTGGCGGCGACCGGGCCGTGCGCCCGGACGGCGCAGACGGAGCCCGCGCGGCGGGCGTCGTTGCGGGTGGCGCTGGACGCGCCGGTGCCGGGGGGCGGACCGGAGGAACCGGCGCCGGGGCGGGGGCGGTTGGCACGTCCGGGGGACGGGCCGGAGACGGCGTTCCAGGGTGGACGGGTGACCGGCCGTATTCCGCGGACGGCGACGATGCGGCCGACGGTGGTGCCGCTGGAATGGCACCGGATGGGGGATCCGCCGGCTCGGCGGCAGGTGCGGGAGCTCGGTAACGGGCCTACGGATCTGGCGTTGCTGGCGAGTGCGTTGGAGCGGGCGGCGCGGGAGGTGTCCGCGGCGGAGGTGCCGTCACTGCTGTGA
- a CDS encoding serine/threonine-protein kinase — MRPVGSKYLLEEPLGRGATGTVWRARQRETAGAEAAVAGQPGETVAIKVLKEELANDADVVMRFLRERSVLLRLTHPNIVRVRDLVVEGDLLALVMDLVEGPDLHRHLRENGPFTPVAAALLTAQIADALGASHADGVVHRDLKPANVLLKQQGGEMHPMLTDFGIARLADSPGLTRTHEFVGTPAYIAPESAEGRPQTSAVDIYGAGILLYELVTGRPPFSGGSALEVLHQHLSAEPRRPSTVPDPLWTVIERCLRKNPEQRPSAENLARGLRVVADGIGVHANSGQIAAAENVGALLLPDPAPAPVPGEPGAADPTQVLPHGAGTYDPNGATSVLPQTGGPGGAADPTAVMPPVPPGQPGAGPEDPHPWQNQLRAARDRNEQTQVQYLDPNQDPLRRRPQRQVARPPQQPPQQPPQRRQPQQPGPGYGYPQQHQPQQYAPPPQRPQQPQPQRYAPEPQRPAREPRPPRQRSANPMRIPGLGCLKGCLFTLVILFVAGWLIWELSPLQDWIGTGKGYWEQLSDWFGSVTGWIEDLGGPDEPSVPSGSN, encoded by the coding sequence GTGCGGCCGGTAGGGAGCAAGTACCTGCTCGAGGAGCCGCTCGGACGCGGCGCCACGGGCACCGTGTGGCGAGCCCGCCAGCGGGAGACCGCGGGCGCCGAGGCGGCCGTGGCCGGACAGCCCGGCGAGACCGTCGCGATCAAGGTCCTCAAGGAGGAGCTCGCCAACGACGCCGACGTCGTGATGCGCTTCCTCCGCGAGCGCTCCGTGCTGCTGCGGCTCACCCACCCCAACATCGTCCGGGTCCGCGACCTGGTGGTCGAGGGCGATCTGCTCGCCCTGGTCATGGACCTCGTCGAGGGCCCCGACCTGCACCGCCACCTCCGCGAGAACGGCCCGTTCACCCCGGTCGCCGCGGCCCTGCTGACCGCGCAGATCGCCGACGCGCTCGGCGCCAGCCACGCCGACGGGGTGGTGCACCGCGACCTGAAGCCCGCCAACGTCCTGCTCAAGCAGCAGGGCGGCGAGATGCACCCGATGCTGACCGACTTCGGCATCGCCCGCCTCGCCGACTCCCCGGGCCTGACCCGCACCCACGAGTTCGTCGGCACGCCCGCCTACATCGCGCCCGAGTCCGCCGAGGGCCGCCCGCAGACCTCCGCCGTCGACATCTACGGCGCCGGCATCCTGCTGTACGAGCTGGTCACCGGGCGCCCGCCGTTCTCCGGCGGCTCCGCCCTGGAGGTGCTGCACCAGCACCTGAGCGCCGAACCGCGCCGCCCCTCCACCGTCCCCGACCCGCTGTGGACGGTCATCGAGCGCTGCCTGCGCAAGAACCCGGAACAGCGGCCCAGCGCCGAGAACCTGGCGCGCGGCCTGCGGGTCGTCGCCGACGGCATCGGCGTGCACGCGAACTCCGGGCAGATCGCCGCCGCCGAGAACGTCGGCGCGCTCCTCCTGCCCGACCCGGCGCCCGCCCCCGTCCCCGGTGAACCCGGCGCCGCCGACCCGACGCAGGTGCTGCCGCACGGCGCGGGCACCTACGACCCCAACGGCGCGACCAGCGTCCTGCCGCAGACCGGCGGACCGGGCGGCGCGGCCGACCCGACGGCCGTCATGCCCCCCGTGCCGCCCGGGCAGCCCGGAGCCGGCCCCGAGGACCCGCACCCCTGGCAGAACCAGCTCCGCGCGGCCCGCGACCGCAACGAGCAGACCCAGGTCCAGTACCTCGACCCGAACCAGGACCCGCTGCGCCGCCGCCCCCAGCGGCAGGTCGCCCGGCCCCCGCAGCAGCCGCCGCAGCAGCCGCCGCAGCGCCGGCAGCCGCAGCAGCCCGGCCCCGGCTACGGGTACCCGCAGCAGCACCAGCCGCAGCAGTACGCCCCGCCGCCGCAGCGGCCCCAGCAGCCGCAGCCCCAGCGGTACGCGCCGGAGCCGCAGCGCCCGGCCCGGGAGCCCCGGCCGCCCCGGCAGCGCAGCGCGAACCCGATGCGCATCCCCGGTCTGGGCTGCCTCAAGGGCTGTCTGTTCACCCTCGTCATCCTGTTCGTGGCCGGCTGGCTGATCTGGGAGCTGAGCCCGCTCCAGGACTGGATCGGCACCGGCAAGGGCTACTGGGAGCAGCTCAGCGACTGGTTCGGCTCGGTGACGGGCTGGATCGAGGACCTGGGCGGCCCCGACGAGCCCTCGGTGCCCTCCGGCTCCAACTGA
- a CDS encoding S41 family peptidase, protein MSGRALFCQPRRIRRGAALTLVFASVLVAGAATGNLPGTEGGTPADGAPAAPSRHHADIAEAAEEAAADGTSPMEAARRAVSRSGDRWAAVYSESEYEEFEEALDGRYTGVGLWARERDGRIEVTKVGDDTPAADAGIRVGDRLRSVDGEKVDGRPVTEVVSILRGETTGERAGTTVRLGLERGSRSWHETVRRARLSRDTVGVRRLASGVTVIKVGAFTKGSGDEVRTAVRQAPAGAGLVLDLRGNSGGLVAEAVTAASAFLDGGLVATYDVDGEQRALHAEPDGDTTRPLVALVDGGTMSAAELLTGALQDRGRAVVVGSRTFGKGSVQMPTTLPDGSVAELTVGHYRTPSGRGVDGHGLTPDLEAGEEEALRRAETVLGGLGR, encoded by the coding sequence ATGTCAGGTCGTGCCCTGTTCTGTCAGCCCCGCCGCATCCGCCGCGGGGCCGCCCTGACCTTGGTGTTCGCGAGCGTGCTCGTCGCCGGCGCCGCCACCGGCAACCTCCCCGGGACCGAGGGCGGGACCCCGGCGGACGGGGCCCCCGCCGCTCCCTCCCGCCACCACGCCGACATCGCCGAGGCGGCCGAGGAGGCCGCCGCCGACGGCACCTCCCCCATGGAGGCCGCCCGGCGCGCCGTCAGCCGCAGCGGGGACCGCTGGGCGGCCGTCTACTCCGAGTCCGAGTACGAGGAGTTCGAGGAGGCCCTGGACGGCCGCTACACCGGCGTCGGCCTCTGGGCCCGGGAGCGGGACGGCCGTATCGAGGTGACGAAGGTCGGCGACGACACGCCCGCCGCCGACGCCGGAATCCGCGTGGGCGACCGGCTGCGCAGCGTCGACGGGGAGAAGGTCGACGGGCGGCCCGTCACCGAGGTCGTCTCGATACTGCGCGGCGAGACCACCGGCGAGCGGGCCGGCACCACCGTCCGCCTCGGTCTGGAACGCGGCAGCCGCTCGTGGCACGAGACCGTGCGCCGGGCCCGGCTCTCCCGGGACACCGTCGGCGTCCGCCGGCTGGCCTCCGGCGTCACCGTCATCAAGGTCGGCGCCTTCACCAAGGGCTCGGGCGACGAGGTCCGCACCGCCGTGCGGCAGGCCCCGGCCGGCGCCGGCCTCGTCCTGGACCTGCGGGGCAACTCCGGCGGACTGGTCGCCGAGGCGGTCACCGCGGCCTCCGCCTTCCTCGACGGCGGCCTGGTCGCCACCTACGACGTCGACGGCGAGCAGCGCGCCCTGCACGCCGAGCCGGACGGCGACACCACCAGGCCCCTGGTCGCGCTCGTCGACGGCGGGACCATGAGCGCGGCCGAGCTGCTCACCGGCGCCCTGCAGGACCGCGGACGGGCGGTCGTCGTGGGCTCCCGCACCTTCGGCAAGGGCTCCGTGCAGATGCCGACCACGCTGCCCGACGGCTCCGTCGCCGAGCTGACCGTCGGCCACTACCGCACCCCCTCCGGCCGGGGCGTCGACGGCCACGGCCTCACCCCCGACCTGGAGGCCGGGGAGGAAGAGGCGCTCCGGCGGGCCGAGACGGTCCTCGGCGGACTCGGCCGGTAG
- the ftsE gene encoding cell division ATP-binding protein FtsE: MIRFDNVSKAYPKQNRPALRDVSLEVERGEFVFLVGSSGSGKSTFLRLVLREERASQGQVHVLGKDLARVSNWKVPQIRRQLGTVFQDFRLLPNKTVAENVAFAQEVIGKSRGEIRKSVPQVLDLVGLGGKEDRMPGELSGGEQQRVAIARAFVNRPKLLICDEPTGNLDPQTSVGIMKLLDRINRTGTTVVMATHDQNIVDQMRKRVIELEQGRLVRDQARGVYGYQH, from the coding sequence GTGATCCGATTCGACAACGTGTCCAAGGCCTACCCCAAGCAGAACCGTCCTGCGCTCAGGGATGTCTCCCTGGAAGTGGAGCGCGGCGAGTTCGTCTTCCTCGTGGGGTCCTCCGGCTCCGGAAAGTCCACCTTCCTGCGGCTGGTCCTCCGCGAGGAGCGGGCCAGCCAGGGGCAGGTGCACGTCCTGGGCAAGGATCTCGCGCGCGTCTCCAACTGGAAGGTGCCGCAGATCCGGCGCCAGCTGGGGACCGTGTTCCAGGACTTCCGCCTGCTGCCGAACAAGACGGTCGCCGAGAACGTCGCCTTCGCGCAGGAGGTCATCGGCAAGTCCCGCGGCGAGATCCGCAAGTCCGTGCCGCAGGTGCTCGACCTCGTCGGGCTCGGCGGCAAGGAGGACCGGATGCCCGGCGAGCTCTCCGGCGGTGAGCAGCAGCGCGTCGCCATCGCCCGGGCCTTCGTCAACCGGCCCAAGCTGCTCATCTGCGACGAGCCCACCGGCAACCTCGACCCGCAGACCTCCGTCGGCATCATGAAGCTGCTCGACCGGATCAACCGGACGGGCACCACCGTGGTGATGGCGACGCACGACCAGAACATCGTGGACCAGATGCGCAAGCGCGTCATCGAGCTGGAGCAGGGCCGTCTCGTCCGCGACCAGGCACGCGGCGTCTACGGCTACCAGCACTGA
- the ftsX gene encoding permease-like cell division protein FtsX: MRAQFVLSEIGVGLRRNLTMTFAVVVSVALSLALFGGSLLMSDQVNTMKGYWYDKVNVSIFLCNKSDAESDPNCAKGAVTDDQKGQIKSDLEKMTVIDSVTYESQDEAYKHYKEQFGDSPLASSLTPDQMQESYRIKLKDPEKYQVIATAFNGRDGVQSVQDQKGLLDNLFELLEGMNVAALAVMALMLIVALMLIVNTVRVSAFSRRRETGIMRLVGASGFYIQAPFIMEAAVAGLIGGMLACGFLLVGRYFLIDHGLALSEKLTLISFIGWDAVLTKLPLILATSLLMPALAAFFALRKYLKV, from the coding sequence ATGCGCGCCCAGTTCGTCCTGTCGGAGATCGGCGTAGGTCTCCGCCGCAACCTGACGATGACCTTCGCCGTCGTCGTCTCCGTCGCCCTGTCGCTCGCCCTGTTCGGCGGGTCGCTCCTGATGAGCGACCAGGTGAACACGATGAAGGGCTACTGGTACGACAAGGTCAACGTCTCCATCTTCCTGTGCAACAAGAGCGACGCCGAGTCCGACCCCAACTGCGCCAAGGGCGCGGTGACCGACGACCAGAAGGGTCAGATCAAGTCCGACCTGGAGAAGATGACGGTCATCGACTCGGTGACGTACGAGTCGCAGGACGAGGCGTACAAGCACTACAAGGAGCAGTTCGGCGACTCCCCGCTGGCCAGCTCCCTGACGCCGGACCAGATGCAGGAGTCCTACCGCATCAAGCTGAAGGACCCGGAGAAGTACCAGGTCATCGCGACCGCCTTCAACGGGCGTGACGGCGTGCAGTCGGTGCAGGACCAGAAGGGGCTCCTGGACAACCTCTTCGAGCTGCTGGAAGGCATGAACGTCGCCGCTCTCGCGGTGATGGCGCTGATGCTGATCGTCGCCCTGATGCTGATCGTCAACACGGTGCGCGTCTCCGCGTTCAGCCGCCGCCGCGAGACCGGCATCATGCGGCTGGTAGGCGCCTCCGGCTTCTACATCCAGGCGCCCTTCATCATGGAGGCGGCCGTCGCCGGACTCATCGGCGGCATGCTCGCGTGCGGATTCCTTCTGGTCGGGCGGTACTTCCTCATCGACCACGGACTGGCCCTGTCCGAGAAGCTGACCCTGATCAGCTTCATCGGCTGGGACGCCGTCCTGACGAAGCTTCCGCTGATCCTCGCGACGAGTCTCCTGATGCCCGCGCTGGCCGCGTTCTTCGCGTTGCGCAAGTATCTGAAGGTGTGA
- the prfB gene encoding peptide chain release factor 2 yields MAVVDVSEELKSLSSTMESIEAVLDLDKLRADIAVLEEQAAAPSLWDNPDEAQKITSKLSHLQAEVRKAEGLRGRIDDLAVLFEMAEEEDDPDTRAEAESELTLVKKALDEMEVRTLLSGEYDSREALVNIRAEAGGVDAADFAEKLQRMYLRWAEQHGYKTELIETSYAEEAGIKSTTFSVQAPYAYGTLSVEQGTHRLVRISPFDNQGRRQTSFAGVEILPVVEQTDHIEIDESELRVDVYRSSGPGGQGVNTTDSAVRLTHLPTGIVVSCQNERSQIQNKATAMNVLQAKLLERRRQEEQAKMDALKGDGGNSWGNQMRSYVLHPYQMVKDLRTEHEVGNPESVFNGEIDGFLEAGIRWRKQQEK; encoded by the coding sequence GTGGCAGTCGTCGATGTATCCGAAGAGCTCAAGTCCCTCTCCTCGACCATGGAGTCGATCGAGGCCGTCCTGGACCTCGACAAGCTGAGGGCAGACATCGCCGTGCTCGAGGAGCAGGCGGCCGCGCCGTCCCTGTGGGACAACCCGGACGAGGCGCAGAAGATCACCAGCAAGCTCTCCCACCTCCAGGCCGAGGTGCGGAAGGCCGAAGGGCTGCGCGGCCGGATCGACGATCTCGCCGTGCTCTTCGAGATGGCCGAGGAGGAGGACGACCCGGACACCCGCGCGGAGGCCGAGTCCGAGCTCACCCTCGTCAAGAAGGCGCTGGACGAGATGGAGGTCCGGACGCTGCTCAGCGGCGAGTACGACTCCCGTGAGGCGCTCGTCAACATCCGCGCGGAGGCCGGTGGCGTCGACGCCGCCGACTTCGCCGAGAAGCTCCAGCGGATGTACCTGCGCTGGGCCGAGCAGCACGGCTACAAGACCGAGCTGATCGAGACCTCGTACGCGGAGGAGGCCGGCATCAAGTCGACCACCTTCTCCGTCCAGGCGCCCTACGCCTACGGCACCCTCTCCGTCGAGCAGGGCACCCACCGCCTGGTGCGCATCTCGCCCTTCGACAACCAGGGCCGCCGCCAGACCTCCTTCGCGGGCGTGGAGATCCTCCCCGTGGTCGAGCAGACCGACCACATCGAGATCGACGAGTCCGAGCTGCGCGTGGACGTCTACCGCTCCTCCGGCCCCGGCGGCCAGGGCGTGAACACCACCGACTCCGCGGTGCGGCTCACCCACCTCCCCACCGGCATCGTGGTCTCCTGCCAGAACGAGCGCTCGCAGATCCAGAACAAGGCGACCGCGATGAACGTGCTCCAGGCCAAGCTCCTCGAGCGGCGCCGCCAGGAGGAGCAGGCCAAGATGGACGCCCTCAAGGGCGACGGCGGCAACTCCTGGGGCAACCAGATGCGTTCGTACGTGCTGCACCCCTACCAGATGGTCAAGGACCTGCGCACGGAGCACGAAGTCGGTAACCCCGAGTCCGTATTCAACGGTGAGATCGACGGTTTCCTCGAGGCCGGAATTCGCTGGCGCAAGCAGCAGGAGAAGTAA